TACCTCACAGCCAGAGATGATTGTGGCCATAGCTACGTTTAGACATAATATTGACCTGCTTGATAACATTCTTCCTGAGCTGCTGCCTCTCCGTCATCCTCTTTTGTCCTCCCATTCAGTGgcttgtgtgtgttttaatagattttttttttaagacgagAAAAAGAAACCACGCCTGAAGACTGGGTGACTGCATTTTCAGAAGTGGACTAGTTTCCTTTCCTGTACATCTGTCTTTCAGCAGCCCAGGCCTGAGGCTCTCTCACTTTGTTTGCCTCTCTCACTTTGTGATGGGGGCACCGAGGGCTGGTGGAGGGCAGTGCGTCCTCCATCAGCCTCCCCCAAACCATCACCCATCCCGCAAGTTTAGGTAAAAACAGCATGCGTGCCCTCCAGGTGCCCATCCACCCGctttccagccccacctccaccatggccctgcccctccccctcctgtgAGACGTTCTGGAGCTGCCACTGAAGGTGACAAGGAGCATAGGCTCCTGGTGAATGGTGCACAGCTCTGCCTCCCCCGCCTCGACCCATATAGGCGTTCCATCCAGCGGCCATAAAGTGGATTCTCATGGACACAAACTGTAAACACCCAAAGGCATTtttctacaaaaagagaaaagtcttGGTGAATCCTTTCacatcttagttttctcatctgcaaaatgggaataaaacatGGTTCCCAAGTCACTGGGCAATTATGGGGATTTCATGAAAGCACTTAGAACGGTCCCACCTGCCCCTTAATACCCTTAGCTCCTATTAtaatcactgaatgaatgaatgcaaactGAGTCTGTACAAAAGTGTTATATAAGTGAAAAATTTACACCCAGATTTGATTATTGAAGTAACAGGGGTGAAAAATTCACCTCTCATATGTGGACATTTTTGGCACCTTAAGTTTGCATTTTACACtgtgaaataccttttttttttttcaggactaCACTTTGTTATATGAAGAGgcaaaatattttcagcttcaGCCCATGTTGTTGGAGATGGAAAGATGGAAACAGGACAGAGAAACCGGTCGCTTTTCTAGGCCCTGTGAGTGCCTCGTGGTACGTGTTGCCCCAGACCTCGGAGAAAGGATCACGCTCAGCGGTGACAAATCCTTGATAGAAGAAGTGTTTCCAGAGATCGGCGACGTGATGTGTAACTCCGTCAATGCAGGCTGGAATCACGACTCAACACACGTCATCAGATTTCCACTGAATGGCTACTGTCACCTCAACTCAGTCCAGGTATAGTGTCGTCACACACTGTGTGGCATCGAATGTTGCTCTTAATGCTGTTATCTTGCCTTCATGTGGTACCTTTCCTCCAGAGAGCTGGAGAACCCTCACATGGTTGGGGGGCGTAAACTGTTCACCCCTCTCTCTGCAGCAGTCATTCAGTCATTCCACAAacgtttattgaacatctactgtgtGCCGGGTGCTGGTATGAACACTGGTGATacagaagggaagaaaacagacaacaGCCCTCTTTTCATGGAAAAGAGGGAATTATATTatgggaatgggggtgggagggtgcaaACAATAACCAACCTAAATGATGGGCAGGTAGTGAGAAGAGGATGCCTAGGGCAGGGTATCCTGGCAGGGGGAGCAGCAGTTCTGAAGCCCCCAGTGTAGGAGCACGTGCTTGACATAATGAGGAGTATCAGGAAAGCCAGCATGGCTTTAAGCGAGTAAAGGTGGGGTGGGTAGTGCAGAGCCCCCCCAGGGACAGATGGTGGAGTGCCCCACAGAGGGTGGGAAGAGCTCTGGgattctttgttttggtttctttggggTTTGGTTCCCTTGCTTGTATGAGTCAAATGGAAAGCCATTTGAGGATTTTGAGTGAGCAAGAGACTGACATGTTGTAACTCGTATTTGAAAGTGAATATTCCAGCAACAGGTGGAAACCAGGGGGAGCAAGGGGACCAGTTAGAAAGCTGGTCCAAGCAATAACTGAGAAGTTTCCGActctgaatatcttttttttttttttttggctgcactatgcggcatgcgggattttagttccccgaccagggattgaacccgtgccccctgcagtggaagcacggagtcttagccactggactggcagggaagTTCCAaagtaattttgtttgtttgtttttcgttttGGAGGCACCGCACAGCTTgggggaccttagttccctgtccagggattgaaccccgggccctcggcagtgagaacgcagagtcctaaccactggactgccctgAATATCTTGAATGTAGAGCTGACAAGGTTTTCTGACAATGGCTCTGGGTTGTGGGACAGAAGCAAAGATGACTGAGATTTGTGATGGAGGAACTGGGTGAATGGAATTAGTATTTTCTGAGATACAGAAGTTTATGGGAGAAGAAGACTTAAGGGCAGAATTCAGAAGTTTGGTTGACAAGGTGTGAGGGGCCACGTGCCTTAGATGATGGTGACTGTGGTCACCGTCGTAACTGACGCGTGCCAGCCCTGGGCCAAGCGTTGTCCGTGCTTGTCTTCTTACACCAACCCTAACAGGTAAGCACTGTAAATTCCCTGTCTTGCTGATGAGAAAAAGGAAGCACACCTGGGTCTTGACTCCAGGTCTGTGGGATTCAAAACGATTTGAAGTCAATGGAGTCAGGGTTTGGGggcttttctctgtctttttagtTGGAACGGGTCCATGGCTTTATTCAGTATTGAGCCAACAAAGCCTCTCCCCAAACTCCAAGACTAGAAGCACCCACTCTACCATTCTGCCTCTTGAGGATGGTTTCACagctatttatcattttaaagttttgtgaTCAGGTGTCTGAGAGCAGAGTAGCAGGAAACTGGCAGACACTGAGCCCTGGGCATGCCAGAGGGAGGCACACACCCCAGCAGGCAGCGGGTGGCGCCTGGGCTGTGCAGGCCTGGAGTTGCACCCTGGACCGCCCTGTGCAGTTCCTGAGCGGGGCCTCAGCGATTTAGAAAAGCCTCTAGAGCCCTGAAAGCCTTTGCCCTCCTCCCcgtgccctgccccgcccccctcccccagctctctctAGACAGCATTTCATTGCTTCTCTAGGGCCCCATCCCTAGGGCCACTGAATAACTATCAGAAATTCACAAGCCTGACACTTTTCCCAGTCATTCGAGTCTGATCAGATGTGGATTTCCACCTGGATTAACTTCGTCATGTGACATGGCCATGCAAGCTCCTGCCCCATCTAGAGGGCAGGCACCGTCCTCTAGGCGTTCAGAGGCTTTGGGATAAGGCACAGGAGCCCTGAGAGCTACCCAAGTGATTTTAATATTCCCAAATGATCACTAACTTTAAGGAACTTTGCTATTAACGAGTTGTGGCTTAAAAAGGAACAGTCAAGAAGCATACATAAGCTATCTGCATTACACTGGAATAAGCTTTACCACCTTCAGGGTAACATTGGATCATATTGAATAATTATCATATGCATATTAGACCCTCTGGGGAGGAAGCTTAGGGACTTCCTTATATTAGCAATTTAGCGACCTAACAACACTGAAAGACAAACGGTATGAGTTAAGTTCTTTATTCTTCAGCTTTCTCTACCTTTGTAATTTCTCTCCTGATCAAGGcaaaaaaaatcctttccaaGGCAGTGGTTTGGCCAAGCAGGCTAGGGTGCTTCTTGCTGACAAGCTACATTCCTGCCTCTACTGGGCAAATCTCCTGAGAGTGAGCTGTTCACCTTTTTACTCACCTGCCACCAAAGCACATCTTAATGTGCTTGATTCTGAACTTAGAGATTGTTTTCTTCATAGCGTCCTTCTGCCGCCTGGTGTGCATATGCATTGTGAATTTATGTATAGAAGTAGACAACTGCAGGGAAGAGTGTTCATTTTGTTCCcataaggactttttttttttaatttgccaccatttgaggttttaatttttagaatgcaTACTCTTGCTTTCCCATCTCATCTAGTTAGCTCTTTTGCAAAATAGCAGATTATATTACATGCAAAAGTAGCCAaccaaaaaataattcaaaaaaagacatAGTAAGGATTCACTGTAATTACATTTTGAGAGTTATTTGGTAACATTTCACTttgttccaaaaattttaaaaatttgagccaGGCATTTTTTCTAAAGTTATGATTGAGTCATCTTGCCTTTAGAGTGGTGTAGATATAATTTAATTACATCCAGAATCCTGGCAGGGAACATTTACAAATCTAATATTTGTTGGATTCCTAAATAAACAGAATGCTGTAGATCAGTTTCCTGTATTTCTGCGTATCTAAGAGTTGCAGGAAATGTTTCCTGCATTCAAGTGTGTCAGACAAGTAGTGACAAACCCAGGGATCTTTCTGGCATTAGGTATTTGATTTCAAAATCAGAGATAATATGGGTTATGTTTGTATGAGAAGTTTAGAACATCTttatttttggatatattttctAATACAGATCATATACAACCATTGCATTTATTCTTGCCTCCCTGGATACACTCAAGGCAATAGAACTATTTCAAAAGCCACAAACTTGAAAGCTGTAGATAAACCTCCACTGTCTTTAATAGTCCATTTCTTCTGCTGTTGAAATTGCATCAGTCTTTCAAGCTGAAATATATTAACTCAGTTTCAGGAAATTTGAACAATGGCCCAGTCAAGAGTGAATGAGTTGAGGCTGAATCACCGATGGAGTAAATTCAGATAATATCACTGTCTCTCCATAGTCTTTATCATCTCATCGAATATATGTTAGTGGTAAATGAGCTTTGAAATGTGAACCCTCTCTTTCTGCAGAGAAGGTGGAGTTGCACCTTCTCTGCAGAATTCCCAATTGGAAACCCAATTCCATCACTTACTAGgagtgagcctcagttttctcatctgtcaaatggactAACTCCACCCATTACGCAAGGTGGTTGTAATGAGTAAATGAACTTGGCATGTGTAAAGCTAGCGTGCGAAGGAACATTTTAGGTATTAAAAACGTTTGCTCGCTCCCTCCTGCCCTGTAATCCAGAGTTTTGTTTGAAAGCAGAGAAACAGAGATTTAAGGGTTGGATAAGATGAACCAGAGCTGCACATGATCTCAAACTTGGGGACAGTCTTTGGGCTGTTTATGTGGCCAAAGGACCTAGCTCACCCCTAACTGCCTGCTTGTATCGGTCCCTCACAGGTCCTTGAGAGGTTGCAGCAAAGAGGATTTGAAATCGTGGGCTCCTGTGGGGGAGGAGTGGACTCATCTCAGTTCAGCGAATACGTCCTGCGGCGGGAACTGAGGCGGACGCCCCGTGGACCCTCTGTCATCCGGATAAAGCAAGAGCCTCTGGACTAAGTGGACATGTTTCTTAtgcaaaaaggagaaaacatacaCAACAAATAATGCAAACAAGAAAGGGACATTTATGTGCAGTTGGGACAGCAAACCAAGTCCTGGACCTAAAATtgaataaaagacacatttatatCCAATAGAGACCACACCTGTATTCATATGGGAACAATTGGAATAGTGATATCCTCAaggtgtaaaaatatatataaatatatatatatatgtcaaaaggtaggaaatgcaaaaaaagaaaaaaaggtggtaGCTACAGTTGGTGCTGTGATGGCCGTGAAGTGTCCTGGGCCTCCCAAGGCCTCTGACCAATAAACAAGCCACGAGCAGTGAGGACGCATCTCCTTACAGTTTccattgccaacagccatccattctttctttttcctttgttcttctttttccttttttaaaaaaacaagaacacttAGAATCGCATTTCTTTGCATATGGAAGTTTCATGTCTCTCTTTAGACGGGGGACTGGGCAGGACTTCAAAAACAACTCTCACGTGCACACTGCATTCGAAAGACGTTAGACATGAAATTTTAAACGTAGTTTGTACAGAAGTCACACTTTTTTGTCCGCCTCACAGATGTGAACATGACTTTGTTTTTAAACCGATCAGTTTTGCAAAGGGGCCAGAATTATTACTTGTTAGAGTTGCTCCAGTTTGAGTCTGCTGCTTTCCtacagtttttcaaattttataatgtattaaatacaataaactctgtttaaaaaataaggtctGTGTGAAACACACGTGTTGGGGCGAGGCGGTATTAAAAcgaaatttttctattttaaaattttctgtgtcGAACATTAAAAAGAGGCCTAAAAGCTGAGGCCATTGTTGAGACCCAAACCCACTAAAGGATAAGGATGTCGACCCTCCTTCTGAACAGTTCTATTACTGCTCAGTGTTAGGGCGGGTGCTTTGTTATTCTGCATTGGTTAGCAAGATAAACCTTCCTTCCTGTGAGTTTACAAATTTCAgttctctcttgctgcagagcgaACCACacccaaacttagcagcttacaacattttcttctctctcttgatTCTGTGATCCTCTTGTGTGGATTGGCCTGCGTGTGATGTCATCTGGGGCGTGGCTGGGGTGCCAATCCCCACTGGCCATGGGCCTCTTCATGTGGTTTGGGCATCTCCCAGCATGGGAGCTAGGTtccaagaggaaggaaggaagacacgGTCCCCTGGAAGGCCAGGCCTGGAGCTACTCAATGCACTTCTGCAGGAATCTGTTAGTTCAGCAGATACagagccagcccagattcaaggaggGGCAGGGGATAAAAACACACCTCCTGTAGGGGAGAGTGCCAAAGAAGTTGTAGCCAAATTGAATCTACCATAACACCTgtccaaaaaaatccaaaaagtaaGGCATTAATGGCTTTGGAAGAAGTAGGGGAAAATCTCAGGGCCAGAATGATGACTTTCTTATTAGCCAAGGAGGCGAGAAACAGGAGATGTCAGTACCAGTTTGGAATCAGGTCCTCAGCTTTTCCAGGGTATTAGTGATTCTGAAGACTCCTCTGTCAGTGCTGCCACCACCTTTCTTCcttacttcctcttcctcattccaGACACTCAAAATAAACCTGGCATGATGATAAGATTGACAGGTAAACTATAATGTGTTTCTGAGGCAGAGATGTTCCTGTGGTGATATACTATTTCCTTcctgaactttctttttttaaattaaaaagtctaTGCCTGAGGAcactagtaataaaaatatttggggcTTCTGAAACTACAGGTAAGCTGTTAATGGCTCCAATCACCCCCCTGAAACACAGAGGCAGCCCAAACACTGAATTACTCTAATGACTGCCAGCCAGGCTTTCACGTGGTTGTATAATTTCCCCTTATTGGCGACTAATACACACCATTGTATCAGATGGAGACAGCCAGGGCTGCTCCCACCGGCTGCCTGGTCATCCACGTCtgctgaaaggaaaacaaaattgctCTATGATTTTACTGGTAATCCATTCTCAGTGGGTAAAATTTCCTAAAAGCAATAAAGCAAGGGCCCCACTTTGGGACTTTCTGTTGGTTATTGTCATCAGTGAACATTTACTCAGCCCTCTCTCTGGGCAGTTAGTATTGTCCCAATCAAACACTCCACAGAATTATGTGTACTTTGTTCTCTTCTGAGCTCTTATGCCCATTTATACAACTACAACCCAGTTGTGCATTCTTTCTACAGAAACTCCAATCCATTTCAACAGAGCAAACATGTCAGAtgttatgttgatttttttttttttttttttttgctgtacgcgggcctctcactgttgtggcctctcccgttgcggagcacaggctccggacgtgcaggctcagcggccatggctcacgggcccagccgctccgcgcacgaacccgtgtcccctgcatcggcaggcggactctcaaccactgcgccaccagggaagccctatgttcaTGTTTTTAGGTCTTACAACGAATAGATTCCCAGACACCAAAGTACTTCAGGAAAGAGCTGGTCAATCAAAATATAATTGAGTTACAATCTTATTTTTTCCCCTACGTTTAATTATCTAGTATATAGGGTTATCCATACTTCACCAGTTGTCCAAATAAGGATATTTATAGCTGTGCTTATTTTCCCCACAGAGGATGGGATCAAGGCTCAGTGCTGCATTGATTATTAATGTCTTTAGACCCTAATTTAGAAAgatgcccccttttttttttttttttctttctttccttcttttcctgtgtttcatGACATTGGTCTATTTGAAAAGTAAGAGTCAGTTGTTCTGGAGTTTGTTGCACAATCTAGATTTATCTTCTTGATAGagtcaagttaattttttttgcaaGAATACTGCATAGGGATGTTATTTCCTCATTACATCACATCACAAGGGTCTGTTTGGCCCGTAATAGTGatgataattttatttgtattttttgtttttattttttgttattgtagatcttatTGCATGTCAGTTGTGGTTTTTCTTTGGTGGCGGTAATTCTGACCACTCAATTGAGGTGACAGTCACCAAATTTCTCCAATGTAAAAGCAGTTcgtccctttgtaattaataactaATCTATGGGATGAAATTGTGAGATTGTAAATACCCTGTACCTCAACACACTTTCACCTGATGGTTTTAACATTCATTGGTAATCTTTTCCTGAATCAGTCATTACCTTGGTGGTTATAAAAGTGTACTCTTAAAAAAGCTACTGTTGCCTGAACCTTTGGTATTtgaaataaccattttttttgAGCGAAATACATTTCTTTAGTCTAAGTCACACAAACTATAATCTTTGACCTGCTCTTTACTAAGCAGTATTTTTAGAAAAAGTAGAATGAAGCAAAGCCAGTTCTTAACTGGTTTCTAAGTATTAGGTGAGCTTTCACATAGTAATAATAATCGCCATGCACTTGATGTTTGCTCTGcccaaggcactgtgctaagtacttcacCTGCACATAACTCACTGAATCCTTATGACCACACTAGAGGTTGTATTATCCCCGTTTCTCAGTTAAAGAAACTATTAAGCCATCAAGTAAATGATATGATAAAGGCTAACGTTCAGTTAAGCTTTCTAAGGAGGGCCAAAAACAGAATATTTGAGAAGGAGTAAGTTTTCATGTTGTAGTAGGATGATGAGGAAAGCAGAAAGCATTTTCTCCTTAGAATGGAGATGTATTCCTGTATCTAAATATTTTGATCATCCCTCACAATATATTGGGCTCTTGGTTTTGGTGATACTCTGAGGATTGTGACATGGTTTCTGCCATGGGgtactgggggaggggggtgttcCCACATATCAAGCAGCAGAATTAGGGCCTGTACCCAGCTAACCACAGTACAAGGCACTATGGATGGGTGTCACATTTACAAACCAACGATTATAGAAATGCCAGATTGTAACGTTCACATCTGGCTGGGGAAATTAGAAAAGCATCACCGGGGAGGTGGCACCTGAAAGATGGGTAGGCTTTCACGAGGAAGGGGTATAGAGGGAGGGTGGAGGTTCCAAGCTGGGGAAGCAGGAAGCAGGTTCAGAGAATGCTGTGGATGCAGCTGGCTTAACTGGGATGTGAAACATGGCAGAAAATGACAGTGGACTGGGGGTTATCTTGAGTGCCAGGCTTGGGGGTGGACTTGATTCAGCAGCTTTTGGAGGATCATAGGAGGTAGGTACTGTGGATATTCACCTACGGGGTCTGTGGACTGGAGTGGCTAGAACAGTGTCGGTGTGAGGGGCAGTTAAGTGGCTGTTTCTCCAGTTTATCCATTTATGAGTACTAACCAGGTTAAGAGCTGAGAATTCAAAGATGTATGAGAAAATAAGACATCACCTTGGGTGTCAGGGTGACAAACTCAGATGCCTACAAGGGCCAGGTGAGTCGCAGAAATTAGGAAGCAGACAAGCAGGAACACGTGCGCCCCATTCAGAGGGGCAGCCCCTCCACTCCAGCAGGTACTCCAGCAGGAGAACAAGGAGCCTGTATCCTTCAACTTCTCATTTTTCTAGAAAACCTGGAAATCTAGATTTTTGTGTGAAATCTctagctgtgagaaataaactcattttttccccaagtgtACAGACCAAGCAAGGCATCTGCAGAGTTTGTAGCTCTGaaagttatgaaaataataaaaacagttttaGACATTCTAGAAAAATTCCATTTGGGTAGACTCATAAGCAATGGCACCAGAACTAAATTGTGTGAGAACATGACTTTTATGAAATACGGAAATTTAAGGCAAGCTTTCAGTCATATATCATTTGATCATAAAGATTTAAATCCTGGTGTATAAATAACAATAGCGATTATAAGCTACCTTCATTCCATGCtttctacatgccaggcactgtgctcagggtCTTACAGATGTTCTTCAGTCCTCATACAAACTCAAGGAAGTCGgcattattatcccaattttacagaggagaacattgatatgttaaaaaaaaaaaaaagtgccaaacTCCACAAGACACTTGGAACAACACGTTCACACACACGTTTGATGAATACCTTGGACTCAACTCTTTCTGGTTTCCTAATTCATgcaaaaaatgatttttctctgtcATTGGCAACTTCAGTAAGTTCGTCATAAAGGCACTAGGCAAAAGTGTCGCTGCAGTAACTTACTGGCTCTAGGGTAGGAGTTACTAAGCCCTGAGGAGAAGTGTTTTCTCTGACTTTGTAACCATCAAGCAACTCTTCTCAATAAAAGTTTATATTGGTTATGTCCCAGCTCCCCCAACTTACCCACTCTTAAGACACACAAAAGGCACTTGTTAAAGTTACAGTTTCcagtccctctccccagcctcccccggACATCTCCCCACCAATGTCTTGAATCTCAGTCTCCAAGTGAAGAGCCCGGGaagctgtgttttaaaaatgccCATCACAGGTGAAATTTCGATCAGGCAAGGTTGGAAATTACTGGGTGATATCACTGTGTCCCTCAACCTAGACTAAGAATAGTAGATGAGAACCTTCTGCGGGTGCTTTTGTGACTTGCCTTTTTATGACTTCATTGATGTTGGTTAAACAATAGTTGGCCCCTTCCATTGATTTGAAGGCCAGATTGAATACTTCCAATGGAGTTAGTGAGGGTGGAGAAGTACTTAACTGAAATTTAACCTGAGGGCCCTCACCCTTTCCTAATTAGGGAGAGAACTACCTGATCCTGCGGAAACAGTCTATCAGCTACAGAATCCTTTCACCTCCTCTTAACAAGCTACCAGAGGTTTGAATGAACAGAAACCTTACAGGAGAGAATTACCACAGCATCTGCCACATGTAAAAACAGCTGACTACAGGTGTGCAGGAATCCGACGTTTCCCGTATATTTTAATTTGTGTGagtttctttgaaatttaaatgatGATTTTTCAACCTTCAGAGTTTGAAGAGGTATGTGAATCTATAACCCTAACCAGTTTAACACAAAAGTCCTTTGcatatgctttaaaaatgctAGATTCAGAGAGCTCAGTCTGACTGTACTTCCCATGACTCCAAAttcattctctctttccccaccccctcagcttcctctttctccctcactcTCAGGGTGAAACCCAGTGTTTCATCACTCCTCACAGTCTATCAGATCGTGCTTGTCAGAATTCAGAACAGACAGTACAGGTATGAAATTATACTGTTGACTAACAGGACTACAAAAGCCAGAGCAACGCTTGCTGTGCATTCCACTCAAGCTCTGGAACTTGACTCAGAAAGCCTGTTCTGGAAGCTGAAAACCAAATCTTTGTCACAGAAGCCTTACCTTAGTTGGAAAAGAAGCAAGATCAGTAGGGACAGGTGATTAAATCAACTGAGGAGGCCCAAAAGGGTCATTTAAAGATCGGCAGCTTGAGACATCTATTTGATGCCactggtttttttggccacaccaagtggcttgcgggatcttggttccctgaccagtgacTGAACCccctgcccttggcagtgaaagcgcagagtcctaaccacgggaccgccagggaattccctccacttGTTTTCCTATTAGTCAGCAATAATGGGCAACTGGATTGGCAAGAGAAAATGATGGGAGATGGATTGCGGGTGGGCCTTAACGTTTCAGTTTTGCATCCGTTATTGCTCTGTATTTGAAATGGaattgtgttatttaaaatacTGTTGTCCTATAGTCTTATTCTCACATATGTGGTctcttaatatataaaaataccagaagggcttccctggtggcgcagtggttgggagtccgcctgccgatgcaggggacacgggttcgtgccccggtctgggaagatcccacatgccgcggagcggctgggcccgtgagccatggccactgagcctgcgcgtccagagcctgtgctctgcaacaggagaggccacaacagtgagaggcccgcgtaccgcaaaaaaaaaaaaaaaaaaaaaataccagaagaTTCAGAGTTCTGTTAAGTAGGTTGCGTAT
This genomic interval from Phocoena phocoena chromosome 13, mPhoPho1.1, whole genome shotgun sequence contains the following:
- the KCTD1 gene encoding BTB/POZ domain-containing protein KCTD1 isoform X2, giving the protein MSRPLITRSPASPLNNQGIPTPAQLTKSNAPVHIDVGGHMYTSSLATLTKYPESRIGRLFDGTEPIVLDSLKQHYFIDRDGQMFRYILNFLRTSKLLIPDDFKDYTLLYEEAKYFQLQPMLLEMERWKQDRETGRFSRPCECLVVRVAPDLGERITLSGDKSLIEEVFPEIGDVMCNSVNAGWNHDSTHVIRFPLNGYCHLNSVQVLERLQQRGFEIVGSCGGGVDSSQFSEYVLRRELRRTPRGPSVIRIKQEPLD